The region TGCAGAGTCTGCACCGGGACAGAAGTGTTGAGGTAGCATGGTCAGTGGTGGTAAGTGTTGACGCGGGTATGGCAGCATTATCGTGTTGGTCCTGTTCGGGTTTTCCAGAGTGGGATGTGTGGAAGGATGTGTCCCATCTGGGCGCTTACTCCAGCTTGGCCAGGATGTCGCTCTCCCGGAACAGCACGTACTCGCGCTTGTCGTCCATGTCGACCTTGGTGCCTCCGTACTTGGGCAGCAGGACGCGATCGCCCTCCTTGACGCCCACGGACAGGTGACCAGCTCCGGCAGGATTGCGGGCACCGGGTCCGACGGCCACCACCACGCCCTGCATCTCCTTGGGCACCGACTCCTCCGGCAGCAGGATGCCGCCGGCGGTGGTCGTCTTCACCTCGAAGCGCTGGATCAGGATGCGGTCCAGCATGGGAATCACCTTCTTGATAACGTTGGACATGGTCCTGGAAGGGAAAATGTGGCTAGTGTATTGGGTGTATTTCGACTTATCACTTTCACAGTTACCGTTTTTTATGTTTCGCGTTCTctggtttttaaaatgtttaatttttactatttttttgctgtttttagAGT is a window of Drosophila biarmipes strain raj3 chromosome 3R, RU_DBia_V1.1, whole genome shotgun sequence DNA encoding:
- the LOC108031224 gene encoding 10 kDa heat shock protein, mitochondrial, producing MSNVIKKVIPMLDRILIQRFEVKTTTAGGILLPEESVPKEMQGVVVAVGPGARNPAGAGHLSVGVKEGDRVLLPKYGGTKVDMDDKREYVLFRESDILAKLE